Proteins from a single region of Amorphus orientalis:
- a CDS encoding sugar ABC transporter ATP-binding protein yields MTEASSELLIEARGLTKRYPGVVALDNVDFDLRAGEVHVLFGENGAGKSTLISMIAGASAPSDGVLTVRGEPVEFRSVGDAREKGISAVFQEFSLVPTMSVAENIFLGDEPGHGPFKDLGAMRRRARELFAELEFDIDPRETVARLSRAQQQMVEIAKAFHSDVSILILDEPTASLTNHEVDHLFKVIAKMKDRGVGIIYISHRVQEFARIAERVTVLRDGAKIGTVDIGETTEARLVEMMTGRSIAEIYPKIARNPGPVVLKVEDLRAPGVEGVSLEVRPGEVLGVAGLVGSGKSRCFRALMGLEKIEAGRVTLDGADVTGHSTRQMMGAGVYYLTADRKAEGLQMTFSVRENLSQGVLPGVRGRLGWLPWRTIGKRVEAIADQVALPETYRPRKAAQLSGGNQQKTLFGRGLGQDYEIYILDEPTVGVDMGARSEIYRLMRDLTEAGKAVIAISSDLPEVMNLAHRLVVFSKGRIAAELSGEEITEANVLGHFFDEQGQAA; encoded by the coding sequence ATGACCGAGGCTTCCTCCGAGTTGCTGATCGAGGCCAGGGGCCTGACCAAGCGCTATCCCGGCGTCGTCGCGCTCGACAACGTGGACTTCGATCTGAGGGCCGGCGAAGTCCACGTGCTGTTCGGAGAGAACGGTGCGGGCAAGTCGACCCTGATCTCGATGATTGCAGGCGCCTCCGCGCCGTCCGACGGCGTGCTGACGGTCCGCGGCGAACCGGTGGAGTTCCGCTCCGTGGGCGATGCCCGGGAGAAGGGCATCTCCGCCGTCTTCCAGGAATTCTCGCTGGTGCCGACCATGTCGGTTGCCGAAAACATCTTCCTCGGCGACGAGCCCGGACACGGGCCGTTCAAGGATCTGGGCGCCATGCGCCGGCGCGCCCGGGAGCTGTTCGCCGAGCTGGAATTCGATATCGACCCCCGCGAGACGGTGGCGCGGCTGTCGCGCGCCCAGCAGCAGATGGTCGAGATCGCCAAGGCGTTCCACAGCGACGTCTCGATCCTGATCCTCGACGAGCCAACGGCGTCGCTGACGAACCACGAGGTCGACCACCTGTTCAAGGTGATCGCCAAGATGAAGGACCGCGGCGTCGGCATCATCTACATCTCCCACCGGGTGCAGGAATTCGCCCGCATCGCCGAGCGGGTGACCGTGCTGCGCGACGGCGCGAAGATCGGCACCGTCGATATCGGCGAGACGACAGAGGCGCGGCTGGTCGAGATGATGACCGGGCGCTCCATCGCCGAGATCTATCCGAAGATCGCCCGCAACCCGGGGCCGGTGGTGCTGAAGGTCGAGGACCTGCGCGCGCCGGGCGTGGAAGGCGTCAGCCTCGAGGTCCGTCCCGGCGAGGTGCTCGGCGTGGCCGGGCTGGTCGGGTCCGGCAAGTCGCGCTGCTTCCGGGCGCTGATGGGGCTGGAGAAGATCGAAGCCGGCCGGGTGACGCTCGACGGCGCCGACGTGACCGGCCACTCGACCCGGCAGATGATGGGGGCCGGGGTCTACTATCTGACCGCCGACCGCAAGGCCGAGGGTCTGCAGATGACCTTTTCGGTCCGCGAGAACCTGAGCCAGGGCGTCCTGCCCGGCGTGCGGGGCAGGCTCGGCTGGCTCCCCTGGCGCACGATCGGCAAGCGCGTCGAGGCGATCGCCGACCAGGTGGCGCTGCCGGAGACCTACCGGCCCCGCAAGGCGGCGCAGCTTTCCGGCGGTAACCAGCAGAAGACCCTGTTCGGCCGCGGCCTCGGCCAGGACTACGAGATCTACATCCTCGACGAGCCGACCGTCGGCGTCGACATGGGTGCGCGCTCGGAAATCTACCGGCTGATGCGCGACCTGACCGAGGCCGGAAAGGCCGTCATCGCGATTTCCTCCGATCTGCCGGAGGTCATGAATCTGGCCCACCGGCTCGTGGTCTTCTCCAAGGGGCGCATTGCCGCCGAACTCAGCGGAGAGGAGATCACCGAAGCCAACGTTCTGGGGCATTTCTTCGACGAACAAGGACAAGCCGCATGA
- a CDS encoding ABC transporter permease: MSGSATAGRQGDSLPGIVRVFRSIFLRLGVLPFFLVIAIVTFSLLSDRFLAVNNFMNVFRQSVYLLLVSMGQMLVLITGGFDLSVGAVIALTSVTSALVMVALIGMFPDAVWLVIFAGCLAGLLAAAVVGFVNGAGVAYFGVSPFIMTLGVSSVVAGISLFLTGGVPVSGMPFDFGNVFGFGRVWGIPVPVLIALVAIAAMWVLMDRTRVGAHIYAVGGNEKAAKLSAIDTKKTLIVAYGLCALIASLTGLLLTARVESGEANLGGTIALESIAACVIAGVSLRGGIGRVENVVLGAIFITLAQNGMNLAQVSSYMQMVLLGGVLILAVVFDQVRYRMIMGRA, from the coding sequence ATGAGTGGATCCGCGACCGCAGGCCGTCAGGGCGACAGCCTGCCAGGTATCGTCCGGGTGTTCAGAAGCATCTTTCTGCGCCTCGGCGTGCTGCCGTTCTTCCTGGTGATCGCGATCGTGACGTTCTCGCTGCTCTCCGACAGGTTCCTGGCGGTGAACAACTTCATGAACGTCTTTCGCCAGTCGGTCTATCTGCTGCTGGTCTCCATGGGGCAGATGCTGGTGCTGATCACCGGCGGTTTCGACCTCTCCGTGGGCGCGGTGATCGCGCTGACTTCGGTGACCTCGGCGCTGGTCATGGTCGCGCTGATCGGGATGTTCCCCGACGCGGTCTGGCTGGTGATCTTCGCAGGCTGTCTGGCGGGCCTTCTGGCGGCGGCGGTCGTCGGCTTCGTCAACGGCGCGGGCGTTGCCTATTTCGGCGTCTCTCCCTTCATCATGACGCTCGGCGTCAGCTCCGTGGTCGCGGGCATCTCCCTGTTCCTGACCGGCGGCGTGCCGGTGTCGGGCATGCCTTTCGATTTCGGCAACGTGTTCGGCTTCGGCCGCGTCTGGGGGATCCCGGTTCCGGTCCTGATCGCGCTGGTGGCGATCGCGGCGATGTGGGTGCTGATGGACCGCACCCGGGTCGGTGCGCACATCTACGCCGTCGGCGGCAACGAGAAGGCGGCCAAGCTGTCGGCGATCGACACCAAGAAGACGCTGATCGTGGCCTACGGGCTGTGCGCGCTGATCGCGTCGCTGACGGGGCTCCTGCTGACGGCGCGGGTGGAAAGCGGCGAGGCAAATCTCGGCGGCACGATCGCGCTGGAATCGATCGCCGCCTGCGTGATCGCCGGCGTGTCGCTGCGCGGCGGCATCGGCCGGGTGGAGAATGTGGTGCTCGGCGCGATCTTCATCACCCTCGCCCAGAACGGCATGAACCTGGCGCAGGTGTCGTCCTACATGCAGATGGTGCTCCTCGGCGGGGTGCTGATCCTGGCCGTGGTGTTCGACCAGGTCCGCTACCGCATGATCATGGGGCGGGCATGA
- a CDS encoding FAD binding domain-containing protein has protein sequence MSAPAPDGAPRLLLPTSLPEAVALLAETPEARPMAGATWLMRAPLRGETHPRTYVALGRIADLKTIEIGDAEIRIGAGATHAELAAALAPLPECRGLADAAGRSANRAVRAVATVGGNIASAGFAAADLVPALLAADAEIELEGPDGARRIGFEAFLTDRAALAPSTLIARVVVPRGTWRSAHARLPLRVAGDYPVAIVDLLAATDAGGLISRAAVAVGSVEPVARRWTSLEAALVGTPLDADAAAEMAKAAAGDFEGRDGADAPGRYRVQVLPALVQRAVAALAAQS, from the coding sequence ATGAGCGCGCCGGCGCCGGACGGGGCGCCGCGCCTGCTGCTGCCCACCAGCCTGCCGGAGGCCGTCGCCCTTTTGGCGGAGACGCCGGAGGCGCGGCCGATGGCGGGCGCCACCTGGCTGATGCGGGCGCCGCTGAGGGGGGAGACCCATCCCCGGACCTATGTGGCGCTCGGACGGATCGCCGACCTGAAGACCATCGAAATCGGCGACGCCGAAATCCGGATCGGCGCCGGCGCGACCCATGCCGAGCTTGCGGCAGCGCTTGCGCCGCTGCCCGAATGCCGGGGCCTCGCCGACGCGGCCGGCCGGTCCGCGAACCGGGCGGTACGGGCCGTCGCCACGGTCGGCGGCAACATCGCGTCGGCGGGTTTCGCCGCGGCCGATCTGGTCCCCGCGCTTCTGGCCGCGGACGCCGAAATCGAGCTCGAAGGTCCGGACGGTGCGCGGCGGATCGGCTTCGAGGCCTTTCTGACAGACCGGGCGGCCCTCGCGCCGTCCACGCTGATTGCCCGGGTGGTGGTGCCGCGCGGGACCTGGCGATCGGCCCATGCGCGGCTGCCGCTCAGGGTTGCCGGCGACTATCCGGTCGCGATCGTCGACCTTCTCGCCGCGACCGACGCGGGAGGCCTGATCAGCCGGGCCGCGGTGGCAGTGGGATCGGTGGAGCCGGTCGCCCGGCGGTGGACGTCGCTGGAGGCGGCGCTGGTCGGCACGCCGCTCGATGCCGATGCGGCGGCGGAGATGGCGAAGGCGGCCGCCGGCGATTTCGAAGGCCGGGACGGGGCGGACGCGCCGGGACGCTACCGGGTCCAGGTGCTGCCCGCGCTCGTGCAGCGGGCCGTCGCGGCACTCGCCGCCCAGTCCTGA
- a CDS encoding (2Fe-2S)-binding protein: MSLRVVVNHEERTVASAPLTPLSTVLREEFALTGTKEVCGEGFCGACTVLVDGAPAVSCLVPVGLVEGRRVETVESLAVGEDLSALQAAMIETDAVQCGMCFPGILMTLTGFFSERPDADEEEIRSALAGNICRCTGYEAIVEAALSIRGAGAAASAVEAAS; encoded by the coding sequence ATGAGCCTGCGTGTCGTCGTCAATCACGAAGAACGCACCGTGGCGTCCGCGCCGCTCACGCCGCTGTCCACGGTGCTGCGCGAGGAGTTCGCGCTGACCGGCACCAAGGAGGTGTGCGGGGAGGGGTTCTGCGGCGCCTGCACGGTCCTGGTGGACGGCGCGCCGGCGGTGTCGTGTCTGGTTCCGGTCGGGCTTGTGGAGGGGCGGCGCGTCGAGACGGTGGAATCCCTTGCGGTCGGCGAGGACCTCTCCGCGCTGCAGGCGGCGATGATCGAGACCGACGCCGTCCAGTGCGGCATGTGCTTTCCCGGCATCCTGATGACGCTGACCGGCTTCTTCAGCGAGCGGCCCGATGCGGACGAGGAGGAGATCCGCTCCGCGCTTGCAGGCAACATCTGCCGCTGCACCGGCTACGAGGCGATCGTGGAGGCGGCGCTGTCGATCCGCGGGGCAGGGGCGGCAGCGTCCGCGGTGGAGGCGGCATCATGA
- a CDS encoding xanthine dehydrogenase family protein molybdopterin-binding subunit, producing MNKPVIGSDLPRRDARDKLRGRTRYTIDRGGLGMLHAAVRRSDVASARIVRVDVEPARRMPGVRAIVTADDAPGRYGLTVADHPLFAVDRIRFHGEPIAAVAAETLAQARAAADAIVVELETLPAAITMEQALAPDAPEIHPDWRDYEVLFPGGRRSGNVAWEATVERGDTDAAFARGDVTIVESCFRSGRQNQTPLEPRACVASYEDGRFFIETSTQVPWAVRDTTARLLGVRPSDVRVTVPAVGGGFGLKFEFAVEPFAALLARASGRPVRLANTRREEMQTALCRENADIRIRSAVTRDGEIVGREAVVLMDCGAYGGEQPFLTTMTAHTLGGNYRLGSVRLLSRAVYTNTAPTGAFRACNGTYNTFALERHTDEICAAIGMDPIAFRRRNVIGDKALGSTGQVFEGDVLGPMLDRMEEMTASRPSQQARADGRLYGRATVVGTWFIFVGPSAATVNLNPDGGVTLVTSGVEIGSGSMMQSLPQIVADSLGLTPQDVTIRAADTDAAGYDVGVGGGRQTVSLGVASTNACIEVKKKILRVASEMLEADPADLVLEDGHVSIVGVPEQRVSVPAVAARAQVTTGPISGSGAFTAPGTAAMPGCAAGHMLEALDLPVFAVHDCEVAVDPATGHVEVLSYTVVQDVGRAINPRAIRGQIQGGVVQGLGYALHEDVSIDAEGRIRQEGFETYRVPLAQDVLAIDCHLHEGAPSIGPLGAKGAGEVPILNVAAAVACAVSNATGKSVDTIPLTPPRVLDLLTGYDGPQEHHHIAKQWTDNCLPDDAVCVA from the coding sequence ATGAACAAGCCCGTGATCGGATCGGACCTGCCGCGCCGCGACGCCCGCGACAAGCTGAGGGGCCGCACCCGCTACACCATCGATCGCGGTGGCCTGGGCATGCTGCACGCCGCCGTCCGCCGGTCCGACGTCGCCTCGGCCCGGATCGTACGGGTGGACGTGGAGCCTGCCCGGCGGATGCCCGGGGTGCGCGCGATCGTGACGGCGGACGACGCGCCTGGACGCTACGGGCTCACGGTCGCCGACCACCCGCTGTTCGCCGTGGACCGCATCCGCTTCCATGGCGAGCCGATCGCCGCGGTGGCTGCGGAGACCCTTGCGCAGGCCCGCGCGGCGGCGGACGCCATCGTGGTGGAACTGGAGACGCTGCCGGCCGCAATCACCATGGAGCAGGCGCTCGCGCCGGACGCGCCGGAGATCCATCCGGACTGGCGCGACTACGAGGTGCTGTTTCCCGGCGGCAGGCGCTCCGGCAACGTGGCCTGGGAGGCGACCGTCGAGCGCGGCGACACCGATGCGGCGTTCGCCCGCGGCGATGTCACGATCGTGGAGAGCTGCTTCCGGTCCGGGCGACAGAACCAGACGCCGCTGGAGCCGCGCGCCTGCGTGGCGAGCTACGAGGACGGCCGCTTCTTCATCGAGACGTCGACCCAGGTGCCCTGGGCCGTGCGCGACACGACCGCCCGGCTTCTGGGGGTTCGGCCCTCGGACGTGCGGGTGACGGTCCCGGCGGTCGGCGGCGGCTTCGGGCTCAAGTTCGAGTTCGCGGTGGAGCCGTTCGCGGCGCTGCTGGCGCGGGCGTCGGGGCGGCCGGTACGTCTCGCCAACACGCGCCGGGAGGAGATGCAGACCGCGCTCTGCCGGGAAAACGCCGACATCCGCATCCGCTCCGCCGTGACACGGGACGGTGAGATCGTCGGGCGGGAGGCGGTGGTGCTGATGGATTGCGGCGCCTATGGCGGCGAACAGCCCTTCCTCACGACGATGACGGCCCACACGCTGGGCGGCAACTACAGGCTCGGCTCGGTGCGCCTGCTGAGCCGTGCCGTCTACACCAACACCGCCCCCACCGGCGCGTTCCGGGCCTGTAACGGCACCTACAACACGTTCGCGCTGGAGCGGCATACCGACGAGATCTGCGCGGCGATCGGCATGGATCCGATCGCCTTCCGGCGCCGCAACGTGATCGGCGACAAGGCGCTCGGCTCCACCGGCCAGGTGTTCGAGGGCGACGTGCTCGGCCCGATGCTGGACCGGATGGAGGAGATGACGGCGTCCCGCCCGAGCCAGCAGGCGCGGGCCGACGGGCGGCTCTACGGCCGGGCGACGGTGGTGGGCACCTGGTTCATCTTCGTCGGACCCTCGGCGGCGACCGTCAATCTCAACCCGGACGGCGGCGTGACGCTGGTGACGTCCGGCGTGGAGATCGGCTCCGGCTCGATGATGCAGTCGCTGCCGCAGATCGTGGCCGACTCCCTCGGCCTGACGCCCCAGGACGTGACGATCCGCGCCGCCGATACGGACGCGGCGGGCTACGATGTCGGTGTGGGCGGCGGTCGCCAGACCGTCTCGCTCGGCGTGGCGAGCACCAACGCCTGCATCGAGGTAAAGAAGAAGATCCTCCGGGTCGCCTCGGAGATGCTGGAAGCCGATCCGGCCGACCTGGTGCTGGAGGACGGTCACGTCTCCATCGTCGGCGTTCCCGAGCAGCGCGTCTCGGTACCGGCGGTCGCCGCGCGCGCCCAGGTGACCACGGGGCCGATCTCCGGCTCGGGCGCCTTCACGGCACCGGGGACGGCCGCAATGCCGGGCTGCGCGGCCGGTCACATGCTGGAGGCGCTGGACCTGCCGGTGTTCGCCGTCCACGACTGCGAGGTGGCCGTCGATCCGGCGACCGGACACGTGGAGGTCTTGAGCTACACCGTGGTCCAGGACGTCGGCCGGGCGATCAATCCGCGGGCCATCCGGGGCCAGATCCAGGGCGGGGTGGTGCAGGGGCTCGGCTACGCCCTTCACGAGGACGTCTCGATCGACGCCGAGGGCCGCATCCGCCAGGAGGGCTTCGAGACCTATCGCGTTCCCCTGGCCCAGGACGTGCTGGCGATCGACTGCCACCTCCACGAGGGCGCGCCGTCGATCGGCCCGCTCGGCGCCAAGGGGGCCGGCGAGGTGCCGATCCTGAACGTTGCCGCCGCGGTCGCCTGCGCGGTGTCGAATGCGACGGGCAAGTCGGTGGACACCATTCCGCTGACACCGCCGCGGGTTCTGGATCTCCTGACCGGCTATGACGGGCCGCAGGAGCATCATCACATCGCGAAGCAGTGGACGGACAACTGCCTCCCCGACGACGCCGTGTGCGTCGCGTAG
- a CDS encoding zinc-dependent alcohol dehydrogenase family protein yields the protein MKAITLQAPGGLDRLVVTEMADPGDPGPGEIRVRIHASSLNFHDLGVVSGRMPTEDGRIPMSDGAGVVEAVGEGVSEFSVGDHVVSTFFPHWLDGPARIADFTTTPGDGVDGYARELVVRPATWFTKAPDGYSHAEAATLTTAGVTAWRALVVDGGLKAGDTVLVLGTGGVSIFALQIAKAMGASVFATSSSDEKLERLAEMGADYGINYRSHEDWGERIWDWTGGRGVDHVVEVGGPATLGQSIAAGRIGAHLALIGVLTGRAGEIPTARLMAKQQRLQGLIVGSRTHQLDFVRALEATDVRPVLDRSFALDDIAEAFRHEISGAHFGKICLEF from the coding sequence TTGAAGGCCATCACGCTTCAGGCGCCGGGCGGGCTCGACCGGCTAGTCGTTACCGAGATGGCGGACCCGGGCGATCCCGGTCCCGGCGAGATCCGGGTGCGCATCCATGCAAGCTCGCTGAACTTCCACGATCTCGGCGTGGTCAGCGGCCGCATGCCGACCGAGGACGGCCGGATCCCCATGTCCGACGGAGCGGGCGTGGTGGAGGCCGTGGGCGAGGGCGTCTCCGAATTCTCCGTCGGCGATCACGTGGTCTCGACCTTTTTTCCGCACTGGCTGGACGGGCCGGCCCGGATCGCCGACTTCACCACCACGCCCGGGGACGGGGTGGACGGCTACGCGCGGGAACTCGTGGTGCGCCCGGCAACATGGTTCACGAAGGCGCCGGACGGATACAGCCACGCGGAAGCCGCGACGCTGACCACGGCCGGCGTGACCGCCTGGCGGGCGCTGGTGGTCGACGGCGGGCTGAAGGCCGGCGACACGGTTCTGGTGCTGGGGACCGGGGGCGTCTCGATCTTCGCGCTTCAGATCGCCAAGGCCATGGGCGCGTCGGTCTTCGCGACCTCGTCGTCGGACGAGAAGCTGGAACGGCTGGCGGAGATGGGAGCCGACTACGGCATCAACTACCGCTCCCACGAGGACTGGGGCGAGCGGATCTGGGACTGGACCGGCGGGCGCGGGGTCGATCACGTGGTGGAGGTCGGCGGTCCGGCCACCCTCGGCCAGTCGATCGCAGCCGGCCGGATCGGAGCGCATCTCGCGCTGATCGGCGTGCTGACCGGCCGGGCCGGCGAAATCCCGACGGCCCGGCTGATGGCCAAGCAGCAGCGCCTGCAGGGCCTGATCGTCGGCAGCCGCACCCATCAGCTCGACTTCGTGCGGGCGCTGGAGGCGACCGACGTGCGGCCTGTCCTGGACCGGAGCTTCGCCCTCGACGACATCGCCGAGGCGTTCCGTCACGAGATCTCGGGGGCGCACTTCGGGAAGATCTGCCTGGAGTTCTGA
- a CDS encoding ABC transporter substrate-binding protein, translating into MTGPSLSRRTMLQLSGAGAATLLIPGGVGRVLAQDGSTVTIAYNVNLPSFDPTVGASAVNPTIQSIYQAVFDPYIRQAPDLEFEPGILTDWGWNEDKTKIHMTVRDDAVWHNGDKVTPEDVVWSLERAGNENTGNPIQFVWSTIGNFQIDGNTVTADVKQYQPDLFKWMAFLTGYVLPKKYYEEVGPEGFEAKPIGSGPYMVDTFERNAFLRLKANPDYWGGKPAFETVIFKFVPDATSRVAEIESGAADVTLEIPYEEFDRLKDKPGIVGETIPISDIAMIFINDIGVMKDENVRRAAAMSINKKAIVDRLLRGYGVPIDTLQTPEYDAYDPSITVPYDPDMAKELLAKSGYSPDNPVKFTIQTTRGFKPKDYEMVQAIVGMWRQVGIEATIEVYEIAKHFELRARDELAEAAFYNWGNAIGDPSTSTGHAMFGPSPHSVWDGQEVFDAIAPLWAEKDEAKRIEGWKKVDKLIAETGAVIPLLQYVQPIVHVDSVAVVPQANGMLLPQKMTPEG; encoded by the coding sequence ATGACCGGACCTTCGCTTTCCCGTCGCACCATGCTCCAGCTCTCCGGCGCGGGAGCCGCCACGCTCCTGATCCCGGGCGGGGTCGGACGCGTTCTGGCCCAGGACGGGTCGACCGTCACCATCGCCTACAACGTGAACCTGCCGTCCTTCGACCCGACCGTCGGCGCCTCCGCGGTGAACCCGACCATCCAGTCGATCTATCAGGCGGTGTTCGATCCCTATATCCGTCAGGCGCCGGACCTGGAGTTCGAGCCCGGCATCCTGACCGACTGGGGCTGGAACGAGGACAAGACCAAGATCCACATGACCGTGCGCGACGACGCGGTCTGGCACAACGGCGACAAGGTGACCCCCGAGGACGTGGTCTGGTCGCTCGAGCGCGCCGGCAACGAGAACACCGGAAACCCGATCCAGTTCGTCTGGTCGACGATCGGCAACTTCCAGATCGACGGCAACACCGTCACCGCCGACGTCAAGCAGTACCAGCCGGACCTGTTCAAGTGGATGGCGTTCCTGACCGGCTACGTGCTGCCGAAGAAATACTATGAGGAGGTCGGACCGGAGGGCTTCGAGGCGAAGCCGATCGGCTCGGGGCCTTACATGGTCGACACGTTCGAGCGCAACGCGTTCCTCCGGCTGAAGGCGAACCCGGACTACTGGGGCGGCAAGCCGGCCTTCGAGACGGTGATCTTCAAGTTCGTGCCGGACGCGACCAGCCGCGTCGCGGAGATCGAGTCGGGTGCGGCCGACGTGACGCTCGAGATTCCCTACGAGGAGTTCGACCGGCTGAAGGACAAGCCGGGCATCGTCGGCGAGACGATCCCGATCTCCGACATCGCGATGATCTTCATCAACGATATCGGGGTGATGAAGGACGAGAACGTCCGCCGCGCGGCCGCCATGTCGATCAACAAGAAGGCGATCGTCGACCGGCTCCTGCGTGGCTACGGCGTGCCCATCGACACGCTGCAGACGCCCGAGTACGACGCTTACGATCCCTCCATCACCGTGCCCTACGACCCGGACATGGCCAAGGAGCTCCTGGCCAAGAGCGGTTACTCGCCCGACAACCCGGTGAAATTCACCATCCAGACGACCCGCGGCTTCAAGCCGAAGGACTACGAGATGGTCCAGGCGATCGTCGGCATGTGGCGCCAGGTCGGCATCGAGGCGACCATCGAGGTCTACGAGATCGCCAAGCACTTCGAGCTGCGCGCGCGCGACGAGCTGGCCGAGGCCGCCTTCTACAACTGGGGCAATGCCATCGGCGACCCGTCGACCTCCACGGGCCACGCCATGTTCGGCCCCTCGCCGCATTCCGTCTGGGACGGCCAGGAGGTGTTCGACGCGATCGCGCCGCTCTGGGCCGAGAAGGACGAGGCCAAGCGCATCGAGGGCTGGAAGAAGGTCGACAAGCTCATCGCCGAGACCGGCGCGGTGATCCCGCTTCTGCAGTACGTGCAGCCCATCGTGCACGTGGACAGCGTGGCCGTCGTGCCCCAGGCGAACGGCATGCTTCTGCCTCAGAAGATGACGCCGGAAGGCTGA
- a CDS encoding ABC transporter permease: protein MGRTALLRRLILVPPTLLGVAVVVFVLLRVVPGDPIAMMIPPGAGEDDIARLRALYGLDQSIPAQFVAWLGNLVVGDFGTSISLRQSVTTLILGRLPATLELVAVATLIAVVIGGVLALIGAFYRRRAGEWAVDGVIGVVVAVPDFLWGLILILIFGVLYPVLPISGRIDPRLQTDFMTQFYVIEALLTGQFTVLRGLLSHILMPAIALALPLSAIIARVLKASLGVAEGAEYAQMARARGFSRRTVLLSEALPNAAIPTVTLTGVQFTFLVGGTVLIERIFSYEGIGNMAVDAVINRDLPLIQGIVLTFAVLFIAINLAIDLLVTFLNPRLRRG from the coding sequence ATGGGCCGGACTGCCCTCTTACGTCGCCTGATCCTGGTGCCGCCGACCCTTCTCGGCGTCGCCGTCGTCGTGTTCGTGCTGCTTCGCGTGGTGCCGGGCGACCCCATCGCCATGATGATCCCGCCGGGGGCCGGCGAGGACGACATCGCACGGCTCCGCGCCCTCTACGGCCTCGACCAGTCGATCCCGGCCCAGTTCGTGGCCTGGCTCGGCAATCTCGTCGTCGGCGATTTCGGCACCTCCATCAGCCTGCGCCAGAGCGTGACCACCCTGATCCTCGGACGCCTGCCGGCGACCCTGGAACTGGTCGCGGTGGCGACCCTGATTGCGGTCGTCATCGGCGGCGTCCTCGCCCTGATCGGCGCGTTCTACCGCCGCCGCGCGGGCGAATGGGCGGTCGACGGGGTGATCGGCGTGGTGGTCGCCGTGCCGGACTTCCTGTGGGGGCTGATCCTGATCCTGATCTTCGGCGTGCTCTATCCGGTGCTGCCGATTTCGGGCCGCATCGATCCGCGCCTGCAGACCGATTTCATGACCCAGTTCTATGTGATCGAGGCGCTGCTGACGGGCCAGTTCACCGTGCTGCGCGGACTTCTGTCGCACATTCTGATGCCGGCGATCGCGCTGGCGCTGCCGCTGTCGGCGATCATCGCGCGGGTGCTGAAGGCGTCGCTCGGGGTCGCGGAAGGCGCGGAATACGCCCAGATGGCGCGGGCCCGCGGCTTCTCCCGGCGCACGGTGCTTCTGTCTGAGGCGCTGCCGAATGCGGCGATCCCGACGGTTACCCTGACCGGCGTGCAGTTCACCTTCCTGGTGGGCGGCACCGTGCTGATCGAGCGGATCTTCTCCTATGAGGGGATCGGCAACATGGCCGTGGACGCGGTCATCAACCGCGATCTGCCGCTGATCCAGGGCATCGTGCTGACTTTTGCCGTGCTGTTCATCGCCATCAATCTGGCGATCGACCTTCTCGTCACGTTCCTGAACCCGAGGCTCCGCCGTGGCTAA